A window of the Lactobacillus gasseri ATCC 33323 = JCM 1131 genome harbors these coding sequences:
- the prfB gene encoding peptide chain release factor 2 (programmed frameshift), translated as MEISEIQAKLNELNPKLEHFRRSLDFDSLNEGIAINEQKMAEPGFWDDQEQAQSLINETNRMKEKSENFKRLEEKFEDAQTALELLKADPDPELSEELSKEMFSLSQSFHDYELSLLLSDKYDQHNALMEIHPGAGGTEAMDWADMLLRMYQRYAANHNLKFEIEDYEPGEEAGVKSVSVRIQGKNAFGLLKSENGVHRLVRISPFDSAKRRHTSFASVEVIPEIDQSIEVDINPDDLRIDVYRSSGAGGQHINKTSSAVRITHLPTGIVTSSQAQRSQLQNRETAMNMLRAKLFQLEEEKKKKQTEELKGNQKEIGFGSQIRSYVFHPYNMVKDHRTNFETSDVNGVMDGKLDDFIYAYLQWLLSQKNPN; from the exons ATGGAGATTAGTGAAATCCAAGCAAAATTAAATGAATTAAATCCTAAGTTAGAGCATTTTAGGAGGTCTCTT GACTTTGATTCGTTAAACGAGGGTATTGCAATCAATGAACAGAAAATGGCAGAACCTGGTTTTTGGGATGATCAAGAACAAGCACAAAGTTTAATTAATGAAACTAATCGGATGAAAGAAAAGAGTGAAAATTTTAAACGACTAGAAGAGAAGTTTGAAGATGCTCAGACAGCCTTAGAATTACTTAAAGCTGATCCAGATCCCGAGTTAAGTGAAGAACTATCTAAAGAAATGTTTTCATTATCACAAAGTTTTCATGATTATGAATTATCATTATTGTTATCAGATAAATATGACCAACATAATGCTTTAATGGAAATCCACCCTGGTGCAGGTGGTACAGAAGCCATGGATTGGGCTGACATGCTTTTAAGAATGTATCAACGCTATGCAGCTAATCATAATTTGAAATTTGAAATCGAAGATTATGAACCTGGTGAAGAAGCAGGAGTTAAAAGTGTAAGTGTCAGAATTCAAGGTAAGAATGCTTTTGGATTACTTAAGTCGGAAAATGGTGTCCACCGGCTAGTCAGAATCTCTCCCTTTGATTCCGCTAAAAGACGACACACATCTTTTGCTTCGGTTGAGGTTATACCTGAGATTGATCAGAGCATTGAAGTTGATATTAATCCAGATGATTTAAGGATTGATGTTTATCGTTCAAGCGGTGCAGGTGGTCAACATATTAACAAGACTTCAAGTGCTGTTAGAATTACTCACTTACCTACTGGAATTGTTACATCATCACAAGCGCAACGTTCTCAATTGCAAAATAGAGAAACTGCAATGAATATGTTGCGTGCAAAATTGTTCCAGCTAGAAGAGGAAAAAAAGAAGAAACAAACAGAAGAACTCAAAGGTAATCAAAAAGAAATTGGTTTTGGCTCTCAAATTCGTTCATATGTCTTTCATCCTTATAATATGGTGAAGGACCATCGAACTAATTTTGAAACAAGTGACGTGAATGGCGTAATGGATGGGAAATTAGATGATTTTATCTATGCGTATTTACAGTGGCTTTTAAGTCAAAAAAATCCAAACTAA
- the secA gene encoding preprotein translocase subunit SecA: MANILKKIYDNDRRELKKFEKLATKVESLADEYEKLSDEQLQAKTPEFRKRLEKGETLDDLLPEAFATAREGAKRVLGLYPFRVQIIGGIALHYGNIAEMMTGEGKTLTATLPVYLNALTGKGVHVVTVNEYLSSRDESEMGQLYKWLGLTVGLNLNSMSADEKRDAYNCDVTYSTNSELGFDYLRDNMVVYKDQMVQRPLNYAIIDEVDSILIDEARTPLIISGQAEQANSEYIRADRFVKTLTEDKSDDDADDDEDHGDYKIDWPTKTINLTNQGIKKACEHFGLKNLYDIDNQVLVHHIDQALRANYIMLKDIDYVVQNGEVMIVDSFTGRVMEGRRYSDGLHQAIEAKEGVKIQEESKTQATITYQNFFRMYKKLAGMTGTAKTEEEEFREIYNMEVITIPTNRPIARKDLPDILYPTLDSKFEAVVKEIKERHAKGQPVLVGTVAIESSERLSKMLDQAGIPHAVLNAKNHAKEAEIIMNAGQRGAVTIATNMAGRGTDIKLGPGVKELGGLAVIGTERHESRRIDNQLRGRSGRQGDPGVTRFYLSLEDDLMKRFGGDRVKLFLDRISDNDDDKVIESRMITKQVESAQKRVEGNNYDTRKQTLQYDDVMRTQREIIYGERMQVISEEKTLKPVLMPMIKRTIDHQVDMYTQGDKKDWRNDQLRDFISSAITDEETTKKLNIKHLGAEELKKRLYKIAEDNYAEKEKQLADPEQMLEFEKVVILRVVDERWTDHIDAMDQLRQSISLRGYGQLNPLVEYQEAGYRMFEEMISDIEFDATRLFMKAQIRQNISR, encoded by the coding sequence ATGGCTAATATTCTTAAAAAAATTTATGACAATGACAGAAGAGAATTAAAAAAATTTGAAAAATTAGCAACTAAGGTAGAATCTTTAGCAGATGAATATGAGAAATTGTCTGATGAACAATTACAAGCAAAGACACCTGAATTTCGTAAGCGTTTAGAAAAGGGCGAGACGTTAGACGATCTTTTACCAGAAGCTTTTGCAACAGCACGTGAAGGAGCTAAGAGAGTTTTAGGATTATATCCTTTCCGTGTTCAGATCATTGGTGGTATTGCACTTCACTACGGTAATATTGCAGAAATGATGACTGGTGAAGGTAAAACCCTAACAGCTACTTTACCTGTTTATTTAAATGCTTTAACAGGTAAAGGCGTTCATGTTGTAACGGTTAACGAATATTTATCAAGCCGTGACGAAAGTGAAATGGGCCAACTATATAAGTGGCTTGGCTTGACTGTAGGTTTAAACCTTAATTCTATGTCTGCTGATGAAAAGCGAGACGCTTATAACTGCGATGTTACTTACTCCACTAACTCTGAGTTAGGATTTGATTATTTAAGAGATAACATGGTTGTCTACAAGGATCAAATGGTACAACGTCCGCTTAACTATGCGATTATCGATGAGGTTGACTCAATTTTAATCGATGAAGCTAGAACACCTTTAATTATTTCTGGACAAGCTGAGCAAGCTAATAGTGAATATATTCGTGCAGACCGTTTTGTTAAGACTTTAACTGAAGATAAAAGTGATGATGATGCGGATGATGATGAAGATCACGGTGATTACAAGATTGATTGGCCAACTAAAACTATTAATTTGACCAATCAAGGAATTAAAAAGGCTTGTGAACATTTCGGCTTAAAGAACTTATATGATATTGACAATCAAGTTTTAGTTCACCATATTGACCAAGCGTTAAGAGCTAACTACATTATGTTAAAAGATATTGACTATGTAGTTCAAAATGGCGAAGTCATGATCGTTGATTCCTTTACTGGACGTGTAATGGAAGGACGTCGCTATTCTGATGGACTTCACCAAGCAATCGAAGCTAAAGAAGGAGTTAAGATTCAAGAAGAATCAAAGACTCAAGCAACCATTACTTACCAGAACTTCTTTAGAATGTACAAAAAACTTGCGGGTATGACAGGTACAGCTAAAACAGAAGAAGAAGAATTCCGTGAAATTTATAACATGGAAGTAATTACTATTCCAACTAACCGTCCAATTGCTCGTAAAGATTTACCTGATATTTTGTATCCAACTTTAGATTCTAAATTTGAAGCTGTAGTAAAGGAAATTAAGGAGCGACACGCTAAAGGACAACCTGTTTTGGTTGGTACTGTGGCGATTGAAAGTTCTGAGCGCTTAAGTAAAATGCTTGATCAAGCTGGTATTCCACATGCTGTTTTGAATGCCAAGAATCATGCTAAAGAAGCAGAAATTATTATGAATGCTGGTCAAAGAGGAGCAGTAACTATTGCTACTAACATGGCAGGTCGTGGTACTGATATCAAGTTAGGGCCTGGTGTAAAAGAGTTAGGTGGCTTGGCAGTTATTGGTACTGAACGTCATGAATCTCGTCGTATTGATAACCAGCTACGTGGTAGATCTGGTCGACAGGGTGATCCTGGTGTAACAAGATTTTATCTTTCTCTAGAAGACGATTTAATGAAGCGCTTTGGCGGGGATCGAGTAAAATTATTCCTTGATCGAATTTCTGATAATGATGATGATAAAGTAATTGAATCACGTATGATCACTAAACAAGTTGAATCAGCGCAAAAACGTGTTGAAGGTAATAACTATGATACTCGTAAGCAGACCTTGCAGTATGATGATGTTATGCGTACTCAGCGTGAAATTATCTATGGGGAAAGAATGCAGGTTATTTCTGAAGAAAAAACATTGAAACCTGTGTTAATGCCAATGATTAAACGAACTATCGATCATCAAGTTGATATGTACACGCAAGGTGATAAAAAGGATTGGCGTAACGATCAATTAAGAGACTTTATTTCATCGGCCATTACTGATGAAGAAACTACTAAGAAACTTAATATTAAGCACTTAGGTGCTGAAGAACTGAAAAAGCGTCTTTACAAGATTGCCGAAGATAATTACGCCGAAAAAGAAAAACAACTGGCTGATCCTGAGCAAATGCTAGAATTTGAAAAAGTTGTTATTTTGCGTGTCGTAGATGAACGCTGGACTGATCATATTGATGCGATGGATCAATTACGTCAATCTATTAGTTTGAGAGGATATGGACAACTTAATCCATTAGTTGAATATCAAGAAGCAGGCTATAGAATGTTTGAAGAAATGATCAGTGATATCGAATTTGATGCCACCCGTCTATTCATGAAGGCTCAAATACGACAAAACATTAGTCGATAA
- the hpf gene encoding ribosome hibernation-promoting factor, HPF/YfiA family, which translates to MLKYNVRGENIEVTDALRDYVQKRLDKLEKYFEINSDVIAHINLKVYPDHTAKVEVTIPLPYLVLRAEDTTDDMYKSIDFVSEKLERQIRKYKTRINRKSREKGLKDFFYEDLEEEKKTPKEFDIVRNKHLDLKPMNAEEAVLQMDLLGHDFFVFEDADTNGTSIVYRRNDGRYGLIETNE; encoded by the coding sequence ATGTTAAAATACAATGTTCGTGGAGAAAATATCGAAGTTACTGATGCCTTAAGAGATTATGTTCAAAAGAGATTGGATAAGCTCGAAAAGTACTTCGAAATTAATTCTGATGTGATTGCTCATATCAATTTAAAAGTTTACCCAGACCACACTGCTAAGGTCGAAGTGACAATTCCACTTCCATATTTAGTTTTACGTGCTGAAGATACAACTGATGATATGTACAAGAGTATTGACTTTGTTTCTGAAAAATTAGAGCGTCAAATTAGAAAATACAAGACTCGTATTAATAGAAAGAGCCGTGAAAAGGGATTGAAGGACTTCTTCTATGAAGACTTAGAAGAAGAAAAGAAGACTCCTAAGGAATTTGATATTGTTCGTAACAAGCACTTAGATTTGAAGCCAATGAATGCAGAAGAAGCAGTTTTGCAAATGGATTTATTGGGGCATGACTTCTTTGTTTTTGAAGATGCAGATACTAACGGTACAAGTATTGTATATCGCAGAAATGATGGTCGTTATGGCTTAATTGAAACTAACGAATAA
- a CDS encoding ComF family protein: protein MSKCLLCNSNFRRQINYERIFSFAKPKEKFACSDCLQKFTKKRGLVCSGCNKEINKKELCSDCVIWQQKYSGNLLDNKAIYQYNEAFHDLMVQYKRYGDYVLSHVLAELVNSLPKADYYVPIPSSPSHLRKRGFETISSVYQNLVPLTDLLVKADTKKAQGEKNRQERLLTKQTFSAIRNKNVRGKILLLDDIYTTGRTLYHARDALLEAYPNCKINSFTISR from the coding sequence ATGAGCAAATGTCTACTGTGTAATTCTAACTTTAGGAGACAAATTAATTACGAAAGAATTTTTTCATTTGCTAAACCTAAAGAAAAGTTTGCCTGTTCTGATTGCTTACAAAAGTTTACTAAAAAGAGAGGTCTCGTATGTTCAGGCTGTAATAAAGAAATAAATAAAAAAGAATTGTGCTCTGATTGTGTTATATGGCAACAAAAATACTCAGGCAATTTATTAGACAATAAAGCTATATATCAATATAATGAAGCTTTTCATGATTTGATGGTACAGTATAAACGCTATGGCGACTATGTCTTGAGTCATGTACTGGCTGAATTAGTTAATTCTTTGCCAAAAGCTGATTATTATGTCCCGATTCCTAGTTCTCCCAGCCATTTACGAAAAAGAGGATTTGAAACAATTTCTTCTGTTTATCAAAATCTAGTTCCTTTGACAGATTTATTGGTTAAGGCGGATACTAAAAAGGCTCAAGGTGAAAAGAATAGACAAGAGCGGTTGTTAACTAAGCAGACATTTTCAGCAATTAGAAACAAAAATGTCCGAGGAAAGATTTTGTTGTTAGACGATATTTATACAACGGGACGGACATTATATCATGCTCGGGATGCGTTATTAGAAGCTTATCCTAATTGTAAAATAAATAGTTTTACAATTAGTAGATAA
- a CDS encoding helicase-related protein: protein MTKLKGRQWISDQNNHNINGETTKVPAMINGICQRCNTKAVSKLPDGRRYCRECIGLGRITEGDELERNVENGNYPKILTPLSWRETLTEQQELISRELVNSFKERRNHLIHAVTGAGKTEMLFKVVEEALKGGFRIAIATPRIDVVDELFPRFQAAFENVKIGKYHGREHHEVRDEQFVICTTHQLLKFYQAFDLIVIDEVDSFPFYENKMLHFAAENAVKKVGCTFFLTATPDSKLLRQAKNKTINYSLLKRRFHQGLLPVPKEKYFFKSYISNKGKVHPTLIKQIKKILDMKKPLLIFVPRIKELSTYEKYLSSIFKTSKIVSVYAGDKDRQAKVASFRRRETDILLTTTILERGVTFKHVQVIVIAADDPIYNTPSLVQIAGRVGRSADDRDGLVLFCYHKYTKSIQEAMKQIRMMNR, encoded by the coding sequence ATGACCAAATTAAAAGGACGCCAGTGGATATCTGATCAGAATAACCATAACATAAACGGCGAAACGACAAAAGTTCCTGCAATGATAAATGGAATTTGTCAGCGGTGTAATACCAAAGCAGTATCAAAATTACCAGATGGGCGACGATATTGCCGAGAGTGTATTGGACTAGGGAGAATAACAGAAGGGGATGAACTAGAGCGAAATGTTGAGAATGGTAATTATCCTAAAATACTTACGCCATTAAGCTGGAGGGAAACATTAACTGAACAGCAAGAATTGATCTCCAGGGAATTAGTAAATTCTTTTAAAGAAAGGCGTAATCATTTAATTCACGCAGTAACTGGGGCTGGTAAGACTGAAATGTTATTTAAGGTAGTAGAAGAAGCTTTAAAAGGTGGTTTCCGAATAGCGATCGCTACACCAAGAATTGACGTAGTTGACGAATTGTTTCCACGTTTTCAAGCAGCTTTTGAAAACGTGAAAATTGGCAAATATCATGGACGTGAACATCACGAAGTGAGGGATGAGCAATTCGTGATTTGTACAACACACCAACTTTTAAAGTTTTATCAAGCTTTTGACTTAATTGTAATTGATGAGGTAGATTCTTTTCCCTTTTATGAAAATAAGATGTTGCATTTTGCGGCAGAAAACGCAGTAAAGAAAGTGGGTTGCACTTTTTTTCTAACAGCAACGCCGGATTCCAAGTTATTAAGACAAGCGAAGAATAAAACAATAAATTATTCTTTGCTTAAAAGGCGGTTTCATCAAGGATTGTTGCCAGTACCTAAAGAAAAATATTTTTTTAAGTCTTATATTTCAAATAAGGGAAAAGTTCACCCGACTTTGATTAAGCAAATTAAGAAAATCCTTGATATGAAAAAGCCACTTTTAATATTTGTCCCACGAATTAAAGAATTGTCAACTTACGAAAAGTATTTAAGCTCAATTTTTAAAACAAGTAAAATTGTTAGTGTATATGCCGGCGATAAGGATCGACAAGCAAAAGTTGCTAGTTTTCGCAGGCGAGAAACAGATATTTTGTTGACAACAACGATTTTAGAACGAGGAGTAACTTTTAAGCATGTTCAAGTAATCGTAATTGCTGCTGATGATCCAATTTATAATACGCCGAGCTTAGTTCAGATTGCAGGAAGAGTGGGGAGAAGTGCTGATGATCGAGATGGATTAGTCTTATTTTGTTATCACAAATATACTAAAAGTATCCAAGAAGCGATGAAACAGATTAGGATGATGAATAGATGA
- a CDS encoding YigZ family protein, whose translation MSSKQLNYLTISKAGQHELIIKKSKFICSLARTKTVEEAQEFIEQISKKYHDATHNTYAYTLGLNDNQVKASDNGEPSGTAGIPELKALQLMKLKNVTAVVTRYFGGIKLGAGGLIRAYSNSVTEAAQNIGVVKCVMQQRIQFSIPYNRIDEINHYLEENRISIANQEYTTNVTIQIYLDLDQIQKVEDDLINLLSGKVEFNKLDQRFNEIPVTDFNFHEQ comes from the coding sequence TTGTCATCAAAACAATTAAATTATTTAACAATTAGTAAAGCTGGTCAGCATGAACTAATTATTAAGAAAAGTAAATTTATTTGTTCTTTAGCCCGTACTAAAACGGTTGAAGAAGCTCAAGAATTTATTGAGCAAATTTCTAAAAAATATCATGATGCTACTCACAATACTTATGCTTATACTCTTGGATTAAACGATAACCAAGTTAAAGCAAGTGACAATGGTGAACCTTCAGGAACGGCTGGAATTCCAGAACTTAAGGCTCTACAACTGATGAAGTTAAAAAATGTAACAGCAGTTGTCACCCGATATTTTGGCGGAATTAAGCTAGGAGCCGGTGGCTTAATTCGCGCTTATTCTAATTCCGTAACTGAGGCTGCACAAAATATTGGTGTTGTTAAGTGCGTTATGCAGCAGCGAATTCAATTTTCAATTCCATATAATCGAATTGACGAAATCAATCATTATTTAGAAGAAAATCGAATTTCAATCGCTAACCAAGAATATACTACGAATGTCACTATTCAAATTTATCTAGACTTAGATCAAATTCAAAAAGTTGAAGATGACTTAATTAATCTATTATCTGGAAAAGTAGAATTTAATAAACTAGATCAAAGATTCAACGAAATTCCTGTTACTGATTTCAACTTTCATGAGCAATAA
- a CDS encoding glycosyltransferase family 4 protein, whose translation MFQTIVKIFLLVIITAAITPFIRKLAFVLGAVDNPNARRINKKPMPTIGGLAIFVAFNIGEFVLLRKDFPTHELFSVLLASSVIILTGLIDDILELKPRQKMFGIFIASLVVYFLAGIKVRELSLPLLGHLQLGWWSFPLTIFWILALTNAVNLIDGLDGLATGVTLISLVTMGIVGFFFLKSWQHYVPIMCIMLAACLLGFLPYNFHPAKIFLGDTGALYIGFMISVFSLKGLKNVTFVSLLVPILILGVPITDTVYAMIRRKLNKKNISQADKHHLHHQLMRMGLTHRQTVLAIYGISLIFSFVSLLSLVSPRWGIWLLILGLLFAVELFVETIGLLGEKYKPLLHFLQRTINKMERADPEVKVRRLNRKNTDKKDLR comes from the coding sequence ATGTTTCAAACAATTGTAAAAATATTCTTATTAGTAATTATTACTGCTGCTATAACTCCTTTTATTAGAAAATTAGCTTTCGTATTAGGTGCAGTTGATAATCCAAATGCTCGCCGAATTAATAAGAAGCCAATGCCAACTATTGGCGGGTTAGCGATCTTTGTAGCTTTTAATATTGGAGAGTTCGTTTTGCTGAGGAAAGATTTCCCCACTCACGAGCTTTTTTCCGTATTACTAGCATCTAGTGTCATCATTTTGACTGGATTAATTGACGATATTTTAGAACTAAAACCCAGACAAAAAATGTTTGGAATCTTTATAGCGTCCCTAGTTGTGTACTTTTTAGCTGGAATTAAAGTTAGAGAATTAAGCTTGCCATTATTGGGTCATCTTCAACTAGGTTGGTGGAGTTTTCCCCTGACGATTTTTTGGATTTTAGCTTTAACTAATGCTGTTAATCTAATTGATGGTCTCGATGGCCTAGCTACTGGCGTTACTTTGATTTCTCTTGTAACGATGGGAATTGTAGGCTTTTTCTTTCTAAAAAGTTGGCAGCACTATGTTCCAATTATGTGTATTATGTTAGCAGCTTGCTTATTAGGATTTCTACCATATAATTTCCACCCTGCTAAGATTTTTTTAGGAGATACAGGTGCGCTGTATATTGGTTTTATGATTTCGGTCTTTTCTTTAAAAGGACTAAAGAATGTAACTTTTGTATCGTTATTAGTGCCAATTCTTATTTTAGGTGTTCCAATTACTGATACAGTGTATGCAATGATCCGCAGAAAATTGAATAAGAAGAATATTTCTCAGGCTGATAAGCACCATTTGCATCATCAGTTAATGCGAATGGGATTGACACACCGTCAAACAGTCTTAGCCATTTATGGGATTTCACTTATTTTTTCTTTTGTGTCACTTCTTTCATTAGTTTCACCTAGATGGGGAATTTGGTTATTAATTCTAGGCTTATTGTTTGCAGTTGAACTTTTTGTTGAGACTATTGGATTATTGGGTGAAAAATATAAGCCGCTTCTGCATTTCTTGCAACGAACTATTAATAAAATGGAACGTGCGGACCCTGAAGTAAAGGTTAGACGATTAAACAGAAAGAATACAGATAAAAAAGATTTACGTTGA
- the rny gene encoding ribonuclease Y, with amino-acid sequence MINTILVPVAVAIVSVLVGGCAGYSLRKNKWETQAQNAAHDAKHILADAESKAKAVEADLASQQEAMKKAAADAKKEKILEAQEEIHHYRERVDNELNERRQEVSRQENRLLQREDAIDHKDSLLDQKDSQLTQKENQIKKLQAQVLEKEKRADQLVTEREQKLYEVAELSQEDAKKIVLDKLSDQLVKERAEMIEESNQLAKAKADHFARKVIVDAIQSSAADTVSEKTVSVVNLPNDDMKGRIIGREGRNIRSFEALTGVDVIIDDTPDVVVLSGFDPIRREIAKRALERLIKDGRIHPARIEEMVDRARKEVNDDIYEAGESALMELGIHKMHPELVKILGRLKYRTSYGQNVLSHSIEVGKLTGVMAAELGLDEKIAVRAGLLHDIGKSIDHEIEGSHVEIGVELARKYHEPDLVVNAIAAHHDDVPKLSFIAELVVAADTISSARPGARSESLENYIRRLEQLETIAKGHIGVKQAYAIQAGREIRVMVEPDKISDARTTILAHDIKNQIEQDMEYPGNIKVTVIREKRAVAIAK; translated from the coding sequence ATGATAAATACAATTTTAGTTCCTGTTGCTGTCGCTATTGTTTCTGTCTTAGTTGGAGGTTGTGCGGGTTATAGTCTTCGTAAGAATAAATGGGAGACTCAAGCTCAGAATGCAGCCCATGATGCAAAACACATCTTGGCAGATGCAGAAAGTAAGGCTAAAGCTGTAGAGGCTGATCTTGCTTCTCAACAAGAAGCAATGAAGAAAGCCGCAGCTGATGCGAAAAAAGAGAAAATCTTGGAAGCCCAAGAAGAAATTCATCATTATCGTGAAAGAGTAGATAATGAATTGAATGAGCGGCGACAAGAAGTTTCTCGACAAGAAAATCGCTTACTGCAACGTGAAGATGCTATTGATCATAAAGATAGTTTGTTGGATCAAAAAGATTCACAACTCACACAAAAGGAAAACCAAATTAAAAAATTGCAGGCTCAAGTTTTAGAAAAAGAAAAAAGAGCTGATCAATTAGTGACCGAGCGAGAGCAGAAGCTCTATGAAGTTGCAGAGTTAAGTCAAGAAGATGCTAAAAAGATCGTTTTAGATAAGCTTTCTGACCAATTGGTTAAAGAGAGAGCAGAAATGATTGAAGAAAGTAATCAACTTGCTAAGGCAAAAGCAGATCATTTTGCTCGTAAAGTAATTGTCGATGCAATTCAAAGTAGTGCAGCTGATACAGTTTCTGAAAAGACTGTTTCAGTAGTTAATTTACCAAACGATGATATGAAAGGTCGTATCATCGGTCGTGAAGGTAGGAATATTCGCTCATTTGAGGCTTTAACTGGTGTAGATGTGATTATTGATGATACACCGGATGTAGTGGTCTTAAGTGGTTTTGATCCAATTAGACGTGAAATTGCGAAAAGAGCATTAGAGCGTTTGATTAAGGATGGCCGGATTCACCCAGCACGGATTGAAGAAATGGTTGATCGAGCTCGTAAAGAAGTGAATGATGATATTTACGAAGCTGGAGAGAGCGCTTTAATGGAGCTTGGAATTCATAAGATGCATCCAGAATTAGTAAAAATTTTGGGACGCTTAAAGTATCGTACGTCTTATGGACAAAATGTTTTATCTCATTCTATTGAGGTGGGTAAATTAACTGGTGTTATGGCTGCTGAACTTGGTTTAGACGAAAAAATAGCGGTACGCGCGGGATTATTACACGATATTGGGAAATCAATTGATCATGAAATTGAAGGATCCCATGTAGAAATTGGTGTTGAACTTGCACGGAAGTATCATGAACCAGATTTGGTTGTGAATGCGATTGCTGCTCACCACGATGATGTTCCTAAATTATCATTTATTGCAGAACTAGTTGTGGCTGCTGATACAATTTCTTCAGCTCGTCCAGGCGCTAGAAGCGAATCCCTAGAAAATTATATTCGTCGTTTAGAGCAACTGGAAACAATAGCTAAAGGACATATTGGTGTAAAGCAAGCATATGCAATTCAAGCAGGTCGTGAAATAAGAGTGATGGTCGAGCCTGATAAAATTTCGGATGCTCGAACTACTATTCTTGCTCATGACATTAAAAACCAAATTGAACAAGATATGGAATATCCTGGTAACATTAAAGTTACAGTTATTCGAGAAAAACGTGCTGTTGCAATAGCAAAATAA
- the recA gene encoding recombinase RecA, whose amino-acid sequence MAKDDKKKALDIALKKIEKDFGKGAVMRMGEKVDTQISTIPSGSLALDAALGVGGYPRGRIIEVYGPESSGKTTVALHAVAEVQKRGGTAAYIDAENAMDPAYAEALGVDIDSLILSQPNTGEEGLQIADTLIASGAIDILVVDSVAALVPRAEIDGDMGDSHVGLQARLMSQALRKLSGNISKTKTIAVFINQIREKVGVMFGNPETTPGGRALKFYSTIRLEVRRAEQIKQGSDVIGNRVKLKVVKNKVAPPFKVAEVDIMYGKGISQTGELIDMAADKDIIKKAGSWYSYGDDRIGQGRENAKQYLEEHPDVYDEVKEKVRKAYGIDAKAIEERENPEKIKQEKEAAAAKDDASNEKSKKN is encoded by the coding sequence TTGGCTAAAGATGATAAAAAGAAGGCCTTAGATATTGCCTTAAAGAAGATTGAAAAAGACTTTGGAAAAGGCGCAGTTATGCGTATGGGTGAAAAAGTAGACACTCAAATTTCCACTATTCCTTCCGGTTCACTAGCTTTGGATGCTGCTCTTGGAGTTGGTGGTTATCCACGTGGACGAATTATTGAAGTATATGGACCAGAAAGTTCTGGTAAAACCACTGTAGCACTTCACGCTGTTGCAGAAGTCCAAAAACGTGGAGGAACAGCTGCATACATTGATGCTGAAAATGCTATGGATCCAGCTTATGCTGAGGCGTTAGGTGTAGATATTGATTCATTAATTTTATCTCAACCAAATACTGGTGAAGAAGGTTTGCAAATTGCAGATACTTTGATTGCCAGTGGTGCAATTGATATTTTGGTTGTGGATTCAGTTGCTGCTTTGGTACCACGGGCTGAAATTGATGGAGATATGGGAGACTCTCATGTTGGTTTACAGGCAAGATTAATGAGTCAGGCCTTGCGTAAACTTTCTGGAAATATTTCTAAAACGAAGACAATTGCTGTTTTCATTAACCAAATTCGTGAAAAAGTTGGTGTTATGTTTGGAAATCCAGAAACTACCCCTGGTGGTCGTGCTTTAAAGTTCTATTCTACTATTCGATTAGAAGTTCGTCGTGCGGAACAGATCAAGCAAGGATCTGATGTAATTGGTAACCGCGTTAAGCTAAAGGTTGTTAAGAACAAGGTTGCTCCACCATTTAAAGTGGCAGAAGTTGATATCATGTACGGTAAAGGAATTTCTCAAACTGGTGAATTGATTGATATGGCTGCTGACAAGGATATCATTAAGAAAGCTGGTTCTTGGTATTCATATGGTGATGATCGAATTGGTCAAGGGCGTGAGAATGCTAAGCAGTATCTTGAAGAGCACCCAGATGTGTACGATGAAGTGAAAGAAAAAGTACGTAAAGCATATGGAATTGATGCTAAAGCTATTGAAGAACGTGAAAACCCCGAAAAAATAAAGCAGGAGAAGGAAGCAGCAGCCGCAAAAGATGATGCTTCCAATGAGAAAAGCAAAAAAAACTAG